Proteins found in one Leishmania major strain Friedlin complete genome, chromosome 35 genomic segment:
- a CDS encoding conserved hypothetical protein (previous protein_id=AAZ14617.1), whose amino-acid sequence MLSQCTFVMSRWTSRLPPFARRAVQVDQMEIDSALSQMYSLCLNPSLVSKMSRARKMTKGHYYRDDPAFLMLQLVFVVVVSVAQWLLLGMKRSLLGTVFAAITWYVLSGLGMASVWRAVAVIYLSPSSKSTQSGVLTEAASALGVDSAVDYLHPDLDWRYAFDVHCNGYFTFFMWTEVTAYFLAPLMSVSWVSNALVAIGATTYLYSVFLGYLEIPSLSCQQRLLYPVLIIGVLFLLLSLSDVNVGLTLWLLQCAE is encoded by the coding sequence ATGCTTTCGCAGTGCACGTTTGTGATGTCGCGGTGGACATCGCGCCTGCCCCCGTTTGCGCGGCGCGCTGTGCAGGTGGATCAGATGGAGATAGACTCGGCTCTGTCTCAGATGTACTCCTTGTGCCTCAACCCCTCGCTGGTGAGTAAAATGAGCCGGGCCCGAAAGATGACGAAGGGGCACTACTACCGTGATGACCCTGCTTTTCTCATGCTGCAGCTCGTgtttgtcgttgttgtgtCGGTCGcgcagtggctgctgctgggtaTGAAAAGGTCGCTTTTGGGCACCGTGTTTGCCGCCATCACATGGTATGTGCTGAGCGGATTAGGCATGGCTTCTGTATGGCGGGCGGTCGCGGTGATCTAcctctctccatcttcgAAATCCACGCAGAGCGGTGTTTTGACTGAGGCTGCCTCAGCCCTCGGCGTCGACTCTGCCGTGGACTACCTGCACCCCGACCTGGACTGGCGCTACGCCTTTGACGTGCACTGCAACGGCTACTTCACATTCTTCATGTGGACAGAGGTGACTGCGTACTTTCTGGCACCGCTCATGAGCGTGTCATGGGTGAGCAACGCGCTTGTTGCCATTGGAGCCACCACGTATCTGTACAGTGTCTTCCTGGGCTACCTAGAGATCCCGTCATTGTCATGCCAGCAACGTCTACTCTATCCTGTGCTGATTATAGGCGTGCTATTCCTCCTCCTTAGCCTCTCCGATGTTAATGTCGGTCTGACACTGTGGCTGCTGCAATGTGCAGAGTAA